ATTCGAGACTCTACAGGAGTCTCTAAACAACTATATGTACGTCTAACTGCAAGATGACCTAAATTACGGGTATGATTACCTTCAATTTAAATTACTATTCACTATTCATGTTATACCACATTTATTAGGTCTACTCAGTATTCATTGCCAACAAATgccttttttcttatatatatgcTAAATTCATCTCTCggtatatcttttattatactAAGTTTCAAATTGAATCCTTATTCTTATGTATATTATGTTTAAGAGATGTGTTTATGGGTTTAGCCTTCGCccatgtatttattttttaatttgataaaatactttatatatatatatatatatatatatatatatatatatatggatattttctattatataaaacatttgaaaatgatgtatttatttatttaatattgttttgccTTTTGTGATACGCgattgttatttttaaagttaaatataatttgtgtttacaatcaaatgattttattaaaactttcaTTATATTGATTTGTTTATTGAAAGTTATTAACAACTGTTTTCAAGACAATCTAATGAATTTATTTTCGACAAATTACTACATATTAATAAACGGTTTTTATCATTATTCtcatttattttgatttaatcgTACTATTTGTAGGATTTATGTTACATTTTTAATGATTGTTGATCACTactaaaaaaaagtcaaatcaTTTACGTGATCGGTTTCATTACATGAATTTTTCATTGTATTATAAGTTGTTCTCATTTAACACGAGAtgaacttgttttcttttttattgttgtattacAGTTGTTTTTTGTCCGTTCTAAAACAAtgcttataaatttatattataagctaattaatattatataagcgactccaaaatttatatttggcCGATTGATCCAAGTGAGTTTGAACCTTTTTTGCATGACATTCTTAAATAGTTGTAGATCCTTTTGTCAATCAATTTATATCTTAAGCGTCAATCGCTCTTCATTATAACTGATTTGAAAATAAACCTTTTCTAATAtctgaaatagaaaaatgaaaacttagAAAAAAGTAGTGTTTCCACCACCTATCTACGGCTACACGTTCTGGCTACCAAAAATTCTGTGAAGAAATAAAGGAATGGAATGAGACTGATTTCTATAATacataaattagtaaaatagaCAAGGAAAAATGCCATCTTAATACCAAGGATTCAAAATACTAGAATTGAAAAcacattaacttttaaaaaatatgttcaaaattattataattactcGTGTATAAGAACattttttattgacaaaaataaatacgTAGCGTTGAACATGCTCGAAATGAATTACGCTAAAAAATTCACTATTTCCATTACGTAATACATTGTTGAAGTTGAATTACAAATTCTTGATACACAACTGTACaataaagaaagcaaaaagtTCCATGTTCATTTATCTGAAAAGTACCGATGGTATGAACATTTAGACCAGCTGGTGCCTATATCgatttcacttttctttttggttATGATCAATAGTAACAACTTTGAAGTAACGAACGATATAAGTAGAACATTTTATCAAGCTTGGGAATTGAAATCTAGGATGGAACTGTAAATCTAAAATAggctaaaaatatattgtcagATGACTACGGTGTAAGAAGTTACAAGATTTATATAGCCTCGTGTCTATTACCTCATGACACAAAAGCTGATGATGTTTCGCTTATTTCTGACAAATATACTTCGTATCTCACTTTTATATGCTCTCCCAAACAAAGTTTCAGATTATCAACATCTGAGAAGGTCAATGTCTCCAGTAAACAAATGCGAACAGGAAAATGACAGTCAATAGCATTCCTGCATATTTGATCCATTGGTCGACACGGTTTCGTCTCTCTATTAGCCTCAAAACAGAGTTAGATATCCCAACTGTATTGAGGATGTCCAATGCTTTTCTATGTGCACTCTGCATCCCAGATGTATGTCCAAATGAAAAAGGTATTTATCAACAACAATATAATGGATTAATAATCCTCCATTAATTAGCACTAAGaaattaaaaccctaaaaaaactGGATGTTGATGAAGGTTAATATGGAAAACATGAAAAGGATAAAAGCTACACTTTTTTTCAGTAAGAGAATAGAAGGaacaataaaaacatcaaacaaactgagtttaattccaattttcaatgAGTGAAgccccaaaaaaaaaagaattacaagAACACACTTTCTTGGTATTGCTCGAAATGGATTCTTCAAGAGAGATGCATTCAGTGTAAATGGAAGTAGAAGTAATGGTTCAAATTTAAAGGGAAAAGGGGTCAACAAAGTGTTATGTTTAAAACCTGAACCATAAAATAGCATTAATGAGaaatagagataaaaagtaatatttaacgTAACTAATGACTTAGTGGATATGTTTAAGAGGTGAACATCTGAAACAGAAACAGCACGAAAAGAACAATAAATAGAGATAGGAACTGATATTTTACGCAATTACAATCTAAATTTCTTTGgtagaaaaaaaacataatatttaatttgtcacCAATAATCACAAAGATATTATTCTAGCTAAACCTAAACTGTAGAATATAAATGTTGTCACaacagaaatgaaatgaaattaccTTCAAGCGTTCTCTTTGACCATGTATTGAAGAAAGGATGGCTTCCccaattgcatttgcattttctAGTTCCCGGGCAGAAGCGCGAACTGAATGTAATGCTTGTGCCTCCTCATCAAAAATTCTCAGAACATGAGCAGAATCTCCATTCTAGCAATTTCAAATGAAGTAGTTATCAGAAAATGATGAAGTAAAAATAAGCCACTAAACTAGAGCATGATGGTAACAGCATACAGCTCGTCCCAACAGTTCTGCTCTCTCATTAGCTTCTCTCATCCGTTTCTGATGCCGTAAGTTATATTTATCCAAACTTGCTCTTAGTGATTCAGCCTCCTCAGCTATTTGTTCCACTTTTCTGAATAAGAAACATAATACCTTTAATGAAAATCCTCAACTAGAATACTGCAATTCCAGCAGCAGAACCCATTATATAGCATAGATATAAGCAGAAGATACAGAGAATTGTTTTTTGTATTATGATATGACAATTAGCATTTAGTTATGCGTGTAATCATTTTGCACAAAATGACTAGCCCGGATAACTGAGACAATAAAGAGAACCTGCCATTAAAGTTTTGTGACTCCAAAGTTCTGAAGCTACTATAGATCTTAACCAGAACAGAAGAGCATCACTAAGGTCAAGGGTAATTATTGTGAAATAAGTTATAGTCCAAAAAATTGAGATTTCAACAATGATATAGGGTATGTAAAAATAGAAGTGGTTTAAAGCAGGAGATAGTTTAATTTTCAAGGAGAGGGGGAggacaaaataaacaaatattgtaCAGTATGTCTGTCACATTTAATTTGACAAAACGAGTGCGGTGTTAAGAAATCCAGCTAAGATAAAAGCAAATTTATATAGATGTTATTGCTCATTGAGCACTGTTGGAACAGAATGAAGAAATTGATGTAAACGCTAAGAAACATTGCAGATACTTAAGTTCTTGTTATTTCTAACATCAGCAGATTGACAAGTCCTAATTGGTAGCATATGGCTGAGTAAATATACAGACTAACTGTTTCGCTTCCCAAAACTGTACTCATCCTTGTAAAGCGCAAATAAATGAAGCTTTTTACTTGATTTTGAGACAGCCAATACAGAATTAAGAAAAACATGCATTGACGGATCAGCCCTTTAAAACATGAATGGAGGATTCAGGCTCCATTCCACATGTGTCGCAAAGCAGGACAACC
Above is a genomic segment from Vigna radiata var. radiata cultivar VC1973A chromosome 10, Vradiata_ver6, whole genome shotgun sequence containing:
- the LOC106775093 gene encoding membrin-11, with product MEGGGGTLSEIHQSAKKLLLRSRDGLERLERLEYSATAGTGSETELSFAVKKDITQIQSLCVEMERLWRSVTAKPQRDLWKRKVEQIAEEAESLRASLDKYNLRHQKRMREANERAELLGRANGDSAHVLRIFDEEAQALHSVRASARELENANAIGEAILSSIHGQRERLKSAHRKALDILNTVGISNSVLRLIERRNRVDQWIKYAGMLLTVIFLFAFVYWRH